A window of Bradyrhizobium diazoefficiens genomic DNA:
CAGATTACCTTCACATTTGCGGCACAAACTTTGTACGAAGCGAACTAACTGCGCTTGCGCTCAAGAAGGCGTGCTCTAATCGCATCGCTTCGGTACGTTTCGCACAAAACGCGATCGAGCGCAGGTTTTCCATACCGTGTCACGCGAGCGGATCCTCCATGGTGACGGATGCGTCGAGCCCGCTAGCACAATCGAGCGACTACCATCAGAGCTTCAGCTGTGATGAACCATCCTGATTGACGCATTAATCCGCTCCGGGCACACGATCTTAGTTACGTCATGTCGTGCGTCATTATTTCAATGCACGCGACTTTGACCGCCAGATCGCCGCCTCCAGAAAGCTACCCGACCATCCGAAGCGAACGTCTTTGCGTCGCCAGACGAACACCTGCGTATCAGGGCTGTGACGGCGCGCGATCCCTCTCTCCCAATGCAAGTGTCTGCTCGGGATGCGATGCCTTCTTCTTGCGGCCAAGCGCGCTCGCTCAGCCTGGGAGCGACTGGAAGCCGGCTCATCGCCAGCCCTCATATCTTCGAAGCTGTCGCCAGCAACCAGCGAGCTATGTTCGCGCTCTCACAATTCCTGGACCAAATCATTAGGAGTGCTCTGGTCAGAACAGCATCCGCTAGGTCGGCGACCATACACTTACGCGAGTTCTGACCGGCGAGATGAAGACGGTGTGATAGGCGTCGTGGAAGGCGATCGGCACGACCTGGAACTCCAACTCCAGGGGCGTGACGTAGCCCAACGCAAAGCGGATCGAAAATACGAAATCGAGGAAGTGGAACAGAACGCAAAGCGGCTTTTTCTCTCCAATCGGTTTCTATCTTATCGTCGAAGACGCGGATTTACGTATAAGCTTCTGAAATAATTTTGTAACAACAGCATGCCCGTTGCTCGAGGCGCTTGCGCTCGTCTATCTGCAGTACGCCGCGCGTCTTGCGAATCATCCCCTGCTCTTCGAATCGGATTAGCGATTCCGTTACTCCAGCGCGGCGCAAGCCCAAGACGGACGCAAGGTAGTCATGTGTAACCGGAAGTACACACGCCTCAACAGCATCACTTGCTAGGCAGAGCCAACAGGCGAGCCGTTTTTCGCGATCGTGACGAACGCCGCACAGTCCTGTCTGAGCACAATGCAAACTTAGAGCATGAACGTACCGAGAAATAGATTGTCGAACTTCGGGACGATCGTTCATGATCTGACGCATATCATCGACACGGATCCTGTGCGCTCTTCCCGGAAAGACGACAACCGACTGTTGGGAGAAAAGATGCGCTCCCAACAAGAGCGAGGCGCCGACCGCACCACGATACCCTATCACCGCCGTTTCAAGGATGCTCTCCTCCGCGACAATCCTCAGCGAGACTAGGCCCGACTCCACGAAGTAGACATGATCGGGCTGCTTTTTCGGCTCTTGCAGAAGCATGCGTTCTCTCAGAACGATCGGCTCAAGCAACTCAGCTATTGCTGCGAGATCTTGCAGACAAAGACTCGTCAGAATCGCATTCTTGAAAAAGGACCGGGTCGCAGGACGCGCGTAAGCAGGCCGATCAAGCATGTACTGTCTCCCGGGCACTCGGTTGGTTGACAACCATCCATGCTTTGACGAGCACCTCCCGGCTGCTAGTCGTCTCCGGTCTCACATGACTGTTCGTTTCTGCCCCTTCAAAGAAATGCCGTTGGGCATCGAAGAAAGTTGGCGATTTGAACCATTGCGCAGAACACCAGGCCAGCTTCCTGGTTCTCGCATTCGTCTTCCGGAAGCGTTGCTTGCCCAAATGCGCACCTGACAGGTATTGAGTTGACGAGACGATATTCTTTTGAAACTCGACGCGCGACTTGAAGATAGCCGAGGGAGACCTGTTTCAGATGCGCGAAGAAGTGCTCCTCATCATGCTGCTCGAACGAGCTACGGTATTGCCGCGTTAAGCATGTAGAGTGAGCCCGCCGTCCGGCGTCCTCCTGCTGCAGATGATCGAAGTCCCACGACTGTGGAGGACTTAGTCTCTCACCCACCTCTCTCGTATGCGACACGACCCGGCCGAGCCCAATGCACGCCTGAATTCGTTGGTCGAGGTGAGAACCGGCCATTGACATTTGACAACGTTGAGGGCGAATATCCGGGCACTTCGCAGCAAGCCGGATCAACGACCGGAGCTAATCGTCAAGCATCGTCTCCTCTCCTTTCAATTGTGGACCCACCGCCCCGGGTGGCGCCAATACCGATTTCGGAAAGGTCAATATCAGTTTGGAATTGACTGCTATGCCCTTTTTGTTGGCTGCTCGCAGACCATTGTCGATGATTTAGGATTATTCGGCGGCGACAGATTCAATGGGACGTGGATCGAACACATGAAGGCTCGGCATTGATGATCGCGGAGTCGGCTTAGATCAGTGATCATTGAGCTGCTCAGGTCGCTACGAGTCTTCCGTGATGCCATCGATCCGAATCCCGATGACTGCCAAAGAGACCGGGCAGTCGAATGCTCTTGCGCCATTCCGAGTATGGGAAGTGGTTGTCCGCTTCAGAGCCATCGTAACGTGCAGCGGCAGCTCGCCAGATGCACATGGTTTCGCCAATAGGAAGATGGCAAATGAGGATCCACCCGGCGCTCAACGACCGCCATCACCGGGTATGATGACGTGATTTGGTGATTTGGGAACGACAGCGAAGCTAAGAAAACGAAGGGCCGCTGCAGAGCTCAGCAGCGGCCCGGTCCAGTCTGGGAGAAACAACAGACGATCCGGTCTGTCAGCGGATTCCGAAAATCGTCGAGCGTGTGTGATCGTAGTCGTCGCGATAACGAGAAAGCAACCGTCCAGGTGTCTACGGGCAATTGATTGAGTTCGACCTACGCTCCCCTGACATCTAGTGCACCGATATGCTGCCCGCCCTTACCGACACCAACATCATTCTCGGCGAAAATCATACCGAACCCGCGCGCTTCATAGTGAAGCGCAGATGGCTAACTCGGAACCACAGCGCGACCACATTATTTGCAGTCCTGCCATTACTACTTCTGCCAGCTCAACCTGCTTCCTGAACGGATCGTGAAAGCGAAGCGGACCTTCAATCAGTGTCGCGGCGGCCAGCCTGAATGTCCCGGCAACGAGATTGTGCGCCGATGTCAGGTAAGGTGGTAAGGTCGCCGTAATTGCAGCTCCGTTTGGAGGAGTGGCGGCTAGAGCCGCGAAAACATAATTATTTCTCGAGAACCACCATATCAGATGAAGACCAGCAAAGCCGCACCCGTGCCCCGGGCTCGGGCCTCGTCTCCGCCCGGCTCGAAACCATCTTGGCTGTAATGTTTAGGCCGTTCTGGGTTTTAACTGTTACGCGGGTCATGCCCCCCACGAAGGAGCTGCTTGCGACTTCACCGCTCAGCTCATTGCTGCCGTGCGTAACGGGCTCATCGATGCTGCTGATCCGTACTTTCTCGGGTCGCACCATCACGAGTAGCTCCGATCCTTCGGTCCGCATATCCCCACCAGGAACGGCGATCGACTGACTTCCGGCGATCGTCATGCGACCAGCAGCGCTAACTTGTCCGCTGATCAGATTCGATTCTCCAATGAACTCCGCCACGAACCGGTTGCGCGGCTGGAAGTACAACTCATCCGGCGTCCCAAGCTGAGCAATTTCGCCCATCCTCATCAAGCAAATGCGATCGGACATATTGAGTGCTTCTTCCTGATCGTGGGTAACGTAGATGACCGTTGTGCCCAGGTCTTTGTGAAGGCGCTTTATCTCTCCCTGCATCTGCTCGCGCAAATTCTTGTCCAACGCCCCTAGCGGCTCGTCCATCATGATAATAGCCGGCGAATATACGATGCAGCGCGCAATGCCTACGCGCTGCTGCTGACCGCCGGACAACTGTCGAGGCTTGCGATCTTCAAAGCCGCATAGACCGACACGCTCGAGCGCCTCCGTCACCTTCGCGCGAATCACCTTGGCGGATTGGCGGCGCACGCGAAGCGGATAAGCCACGTTTTCGAACACTGTCATGTGCGGCATCAGAGCATAGTTCTGGAACACCATTCCGATGCCCCTTTCGCGCGGAGGCATCGCGGTAATGTCGTGCCCATCGAGTAGTATGGCGCCCGTCGTTGGTCCGATTGCGCCTGCGATCAGGTTGAGGAGCGTCGTCTTGCCCGAGCCTGACGGACCGAGCAGGGTCAGGAATTCGCCCCTCTCGACGCTGACATCGGTCGGATACAGCGCCGTCACTGAACCGAACGTCTTCGATATACCCTTCAGTTCGATCGCGTGAGCGATAGTAGCGTCCAAAACGGTGCCGTCCTGCATCGGATTCACTTGTTTGCCCGAATGGTATAGCGGACGCACAAACAACCGCGTTCCCCGTACGTATTTCCGGTCATGTGACTGGATTTTTTCAAGTTCTGCCTCTTTCCTGATCAGGTGATGCATGCGGAAGTAGTCCTCTGAACGCCGAATGGATCAGACATCAGTTGGTGTCGATTTTTTCAATGCGATTGTGACGATGCAAACCAGCAAAGAAAGCCCCGTCATCAAGGTAGACACGGCGGCGATCACCGGTGATAGCTCCCATTGGAGAGCGCTGTACATCTTAACCGGCAGGGTGACTGTGCTTGGACTGGCCAGGAACCAAGAAATGATAACCTCGTCGAAGGACAGCAAAAAAGCGAAAAATGCAGCGCTCACGAGCGACGGAACGAGTTGGGGGATAACGACTGTGACAAACATCCGTATCGGCCCCGCTCCCATCAGTTCCGCGCCGAACTCGAGATTACGATCCAGCTTGTTTACACCCGCGATCACCATGACGACCACATAAGGTACGGTGACCATGACGTGGCCGAGCACGATGGAAAGCGTAGTCCCAGCTAACCTAAGATAGGAAAGGTAGAGATAAAGTCCGAGGCCCGTAACGATAGTGGGGATGACAAGCGGGCTCATGATTATGATGGTAACGAGCCCTTTGCCGACGAATTCGTGACGCGCGATCCAGTAACCTGCAGGAACGCCGGCAAGCATCGATACGGTCGTGGTGGCCAGCGCAATCTTGAGGCTTTCGAGGAGTGACCCCAGCCAACTCGGAGAGTTGAAGAAGATTGTAAACAGGTCTAGCGAGTAACTCGTCGGCGGGAAGCTCAGCGCATTAGTCGGGCCGAATGCCATAGGCACCGTCACCACTATGGGCGCAAGGAGAAACGAATAGATAGCGACTGCCAGCGCCGTTCCTATTGCACAGTAGCGTTGCGACTGCGGGTCATGAATGGAGCTAAGCAAGAGACCCCCCTAGACCTTACGCCGACGCCAGAGCGCTAGCGGACCGCCGGCAATGAAAACTATGCCGAACAGCACCACGCTAATGGCTGCAGCTTTGTGCCAATCCAACACCTCTCGGTTGTAGAAATCGACAAGATTCGACAGCATTTGGTCTTTCGGTCCGCCGAGAAGTCCTGGAATAACGAAGGCCCCCAGGGACATCACGAACACGCTCAACAGCGCAGCGAA
This region includes:
- a CDS encoding ABC transporter ATP-binding protein, encoding MHHLIRKEAELEKIQSHDRKYVRGTRLFVRPLYHSGKQVNPMQDGTVLDATIAHAIELKGISKTFGSVTALYPTDVSVERGEFLTLLGPSGSGKTTLLNLIAGAIGPTTGAILLDGHDITAMPPRERGIGMVFQNYALMPHMTVFENVAYPLRVRRQSAKVIRAKVTEALERVGLCGFEDRKPRQLSGGQQQRVGIARCIVYSPAIIMMDEPLGALDKNLREQMQGEIKRLHKDLGTTVIYVTHDQEEALNMSDRICLMRMGEIAQLGTPDELYFQPRNRFVAEFIGESNLISGQVSAAGRMTIAGSQSIAVPGGDMRTEGSELLVMVRPEKVRISSIDEPVTHGSNELSGEVASSSFVGGMTRVTVKTQNGLNITAKMVSSRAETRPEPGARVRLCWSSSDMVVLEK
- a CDS encoding Crp/Fnr family transcriptional regulator; this encodes MLDRPAYARPATRSFFKNAILTSLCLQDLAAIAELLEPIVLRERMLLQEPKKQPDHVYFVESGLVSLRIVAEESILETAVIGYRGAVGASLLLGAHLFSQQSVVVFPGRAHRIRVDDMRQIMNDRPEVRQSISRYVHALSLHCAQTGLCGVRHDREKRLACWLCLASDAVEACVLPVTHDYLASVLGLRRAGVTESLIRFEEQGMIRKTRGVLQIDERKRLEQRACCCYKIISEAYT
- a CDS encoding ABC transporter permease — encoded protein: MLSSIHDPQSQRYCAIGTALAVAIYSFLLAPIVVTVPMAFGPTNALSFPPTSYSLDLFTIFFNSPSWLGSLLESLKIALATTTVSMLAGVPAGYWIARHEFVGKGLVTIIIMSPLVIPTIVTGLGLYLYLSYLRLAGTTLSIVLGHVMVTVPYVVVMVIAGVNKLDRNLEFGAELMGAGPIRMFVTVVIPQLVPSLVSAAFFAFLLSFDEVIISWFLASPSTVTLPVKMYSALQWELSPVIAAVSTLMTGLSLLVCIVTIALKKSTPTDV